The following are encoded in a window of Streptomyces sp. Go-475 genomic DNA:
- a CDS encoding glutamate synthase subunit beta, giving the protein MADPKGFLNHGREVAKSRPVEERVKDWNEVYVPGSLLPIISKQASRCMDCGIPFCHNGCPLGNLIPEWNDYAYREDWGAASERLHATNNFPEFTGRLCPAPCESACVLGINQPPVTIKNVEVSIIDKAWETGDVAPQIPERLSGKTVAVVGSGPAGLAAAQQLTRAGHTVAVYERADRIGGLLRYGIPEFKMEKRHINRRIEQMRAEGTRFRTGIEIGRDLKATDLKKRYDAVVLAVGATTARDLPVPGRELKGIYQAMEYLPLANKVQEGDFVAPPISAEGKHVVVIGGGDTGADCVGTAHRQGAASVTQLEIMPRPNDERHPINQPWPTFPMLYKVTSAHEEGGERVYSVSTTHFEGDEDGNVQWLHLTEVEFVDGKLTQKPGTERKIPAQLVTLAMGFTGTDRENGLVEQFGLELDERGNIARDADFQTNVPGVFVAGDAGRGQSLIVWAIAEGRSAARGVDRHLTGASELPAPIRPTDRALMV; this is encoded by the coding sequence ATGGCTGACCCGAAGGGCTTCCTGAACCACGGGCGCGAGGTCGCCAAGTCCCGCCCCGTCGAAGAGCGCGTCAAGGACTGGAACGAGGTCTACGTCCCCGGCTCCCTGCTGCCGATCATCAGCAAGCAGGCCAGCCGCTGCATGGACTGCGGCATCCCGTTCTGCCACAACGGCTGCCCGCTGGGGAACCTCATCCCCGAGTGGAACGACTACGCCTACCGCGAGGACTGGGGCGCGGCGTCGGAGCGGCTGCACGCGACGAACAACTTCCCGGAGTTCACGGGCCGGCTGTGCCCCGCTCCCTGTGAGTCGGCGTGTGTGCTCGGCATCAACCAGCCGCCGGTCACCATCAAGAACGTCGAGGTCTCGATCATCGACAAGGCGTGGGAGACCGGGGACGTCGCCCCGCAGATCCCGGAGCGCCTGTCGGGCAAGACCGTCGCGGTCGTCGGCTCGGGCCCGGCGGGCCTCGCCGCCGCCCAGCAGCTGACCCGGGCCGGCCACACCGTCGCCGTCTACGAGCGCGCGGACCGCATCGGAGGCCTCCTCCGCTACGGCATCCCCGAGTTCAAGATGGAGAAGCGGCACATCAACCGCCGCATCGAGCAGATGCGCGCGGAGGGCACCCGCTTCCGCACCGGTATCGAGATCGGCCGCGACCTCAAGGCGACCGACCTGAAGAAGCGGTACGACGCGGTCGTCCTGGCCGTCGGCGCGACGACCGCCCGCGACCTGCCGGTGCCCGGCCGTGAGCTCAAGGGCATCTACCAGGCGATGGAGTACCTGCCGCTGGCCAACAAGGTGCAGGAGGGCGACTTCGTGGCGCCCCCCATCTCGGCCGAGGGCAAGCACGTCGTGGTCATCGGCGGCGGCGACACCGGCGCGGACTGCGTGGGCACCGCCCACCGCCAGGGCGCGGCCTCCGTGACGCAGCTGGAGATCATGCCCCGCCCGAACGACGAGCGGCACCCGATCAACCAGCCCTGGCCGACCTTCCCCATGCTGTACAAGGTCACCTCGGCCCACGAGGAGGGCGGCGAGCGCGTCTACTCCGTCTCGACGACCCACTTCGAGGGCGACGAGGACGGCAACGTCCAGTGGCTGCACCTCACCGAGGTGGAGTTCGTCGACGGCAAGCTGACCCAGAAGCCGGGCACCGAGCGCAAGATCCCCGCCCAGCTGGTGACGCTGGCCATGGGCTTCACCGGCACCGACCGGGAGAACGGCCTGGTCGAGCAGTTCGGCCTGGAGCTGGACGAGCGCGGCAACATCGCCCGCGACGCCGACTTCCAGACCAACGTGCCGGGCGTGTTCGTCGCCGGTGACGCGGGCCGCGGCCAGTCGCTCATCGTGTGGGCGATCGCCGAGGGCCGTTCGGCGGCGCGCGGGGTGGACCGCCACCTCACGGGCGCCAGCGAGCTGCCGGCGCCGATCCGCCCGACGGACCGGGCCCTGATGGTCTGA
- the gltB gene encoding glutamate synthase large subunit — translation MRTPRQPSQHSANGQNWSFMDARPAAQGMYDPRNEHDACGVGFVATLTGEASHTLVEQALTVLRNLEHRGATGSEPDSGDGAGILSQVPDAFFRDVAGFQLPEAGGYAVGIAFLPEDSTADAVSQIETIAADEGLTVLGWREVPVAPQLLGATARSTMPVFRQIFVADGADVPATGIALDRKAFVLRKRAEREAGVYFPSLSARTIVYKGMLTTGQLEPFFPDLSDRRFASAIALVHSRFSTNTFPSWPLAHPYRFVAHNGEINTVKGNRNWMAARESQIVSDLFGGQDEIDRIFPICTPDASDSASFDEVLELLHLGGRSLPHSVLMMIPEAWENHDSMDPARRAFYQFHSTMMEPWDGPACVTFTDGTQVGAVLDRNGLRPGRYWVTDDGLVVLGSEVGVLDIDPAKVVRKGRLQPGRMFLVDTAEHRIIEDDEIKAELAAANPYAEWLEAGEIELSDLPEREHIVHTHASVTRRQQTFGYTEEELRVILAPMAKAGAEPIGSMGTDSPIAALSDRPRLLFDYFTQLFAQVTNPPLDAIREELVTSLRSSLGPQGNLLDPNAASCRSVVLPFPVIDNDELAKLIHINADGDMPGFKAATLSGLYRVHGGGDALAARIEEICAEADAAIENGARLIVLSDRHSDAEHAPIPSLLLTAAVHHHLIRTKQRTQVGLLVEAGDVREVHHVALLIGYGAAAVNPYLAMESVEDLVRAGTFLPGIEPEKAIRNLIYALGKGVLKVMSKMGISTVASYRGAQVFEAVGLDEAFVDKYFNGTATKIGGVGIDVIAKEVAARHAKAYPASGIAPAHRALEIGGEYQWRREGEPHLFDPETVFRLQHSTRSGRYDIFKKYTERVNEQSERLMTLRGLFGFKSDRQPISIDEVEPVSEIVKRFSTGAMSYGSISQEAHETLAIAMNQLGGKSNTGEGGEDPERLYDPARRSSIKQVASGRFGVTSEYLVNSDDIQIKMAQGAKPGEGGQLPGHKVYPWVAKTRHSTPGVGLISPPPHHDIYSIEDLAQLIHDLKNANPQARIHVKLVSEVGVGTVAAGVSKAHADVVLISGHDGGTGASPLTSLKHAGGPWELGLAETQQTLLLNGLRDRIVVQTDGQLKTGRDVVIAALLGAEEFGFATAPLVVSGCVMMRVCHLDTCPVGIATQNPVLRERYSGKAEYVVNFFQYIAEEVREILAELGFRSIEEAVGHAEALDVTRAVDHWKAQGLNLEPLFHVPELPEGAVRHQIVAQDHGLEKALDNQLIKLAADALAASDATEAQPVRAQVEIRNINRTVGTMLGHEVTKKFGGAGLPDDTIDITFTGSAGQSFGAFVPRGVTLRLEGDANDYVGKGLSGGRIIVRPDRAADHLAEYSVIAGNTIGYGATGGEMFLRGKTGERFCVRNSGATVVSEGVGDHGCEYMTGGHAVVLGETGRNFAAGMSGGIAYVIDLDRDNVNVGNVDAIEALDDTDKQWLHDVVRRHQEETGSTVAEKLLAEWDTAVERFSKIIPSTYKAVLAAKDAAERAGLSETETHEKMMEAAING, via the coding sequence ATGCGTACGCCGCGCCAGCCGTCCCAGCATTCCGCGAATGGCCAGAACTGGTCCTTCATGGATGCTCGCCCTGCTGCGCAGGGTATGTACGACCCCCGCAACGAGCACGACGCCTGCGGCGTCGGCTTCGTCGCCACCCTCACCGGCGAGGCGTCCCACACCCTGGTCGAGCAGGCTCTGACCGTCCTGCGCAACCTCGAACACCGCGGTGCCACCGGCTCCGAGCCCGACTCGGGCGACGGCGCCGGCATCCTGTCGCAGGTCCCGGACGCCTTCTTCCGTGACGTGGCCGGATTCCAGCTGCCCGAGGCCGGCGGATACGCCGTCGGCATCGCCTTCCTGCCGGAGGACTCCACCGCCGACGCCGTCTCGCAGATCGAGACGATCGCGGCCGACGAGGGCCTGACCGTCCTCGGCTGGCGCGAGGTGCCGGTCGCGCCCCAACTGCTCGGTGCCACCGCCCGGTCGACCATGCCGGTCTTCCGCCAGATCTTCGTCGCCGACGGCGCGGACGTGCCCGCCACGGGCATCGCCCTCGACCGCAAGGCCTTCGTGCTGCGCAAGCGCGCCGAGCGCGAGGCCGGCGTGTACTTCCCGTCGCTGTCCGCGCGGACCATCGTCTACAAGGGCATGCTGACGACCGGTCAGCTGGAGCCCTTCTTCCCGGACCTGTCCGACCGCCGCTTCGCCTCCGCGATCGCGCTCGTGCACTCCCGGTTCTCGACGAACACGTTCCCGTCGTGGCCGCTGGCCCACCCGTACCGCTTCGTCGCGCACAACGGTGAGATCAACACCGTCAAGGGCAACCGCAACTGGATGGCGGCCCGCGAGTCCCAGATCGTCTCCGACCTGTTCGGCGGCCAGGACGAGATCGACCGGATCTTCCCGATCTGCACGCCCGACGCCTCCGACTCCGCCTCCTTCGACGAGGTCCTGGAGCTGCTGCACCTGGGCGGCCGCTCCCTGCCGCACTCCGTGCTGATGATGATCCCGGAGGCGTGGGAGAACCACGACTCCATGGACCCGGCCCGGCGCGCCTTCTACCAGTTCCACTCCACGATGATGGAGCCCTGGGACGGCCCGGCCTGTGTCACCTTCACCGACGGCACCCAGGTCGGCGCGGTCCTCGACCGCAACGGCCTGCGCCCCGGCCGCTACTGGGTCACCGACGACGGCCTGGTCGTCCTCGGCTCCGAGGTCGGCGTCCTGGACATCGACCCGGCCAAGGTCGTCCGCAAGGGCCGCCTGCAGCCCGGCCGCATGTTCCTCGTGGACACCGCCGAGCACCGCATCATCGAGGACGACGAGATCAAGGCCGAGCTCGCCGCCGCGAACCCGTACGCGGAGTGGCTGGAGGCCGGCGAGATCGAGCTGTCCGACCTGCCCGAGCGCGAGCACATCGTCCACACCCACGCCTCGGTCACCCGCCGCCAGCAGACCTTCGGGTACACCGAGGAGGAGCTGCGTGTCATCCTCGCGCCGATGGCCAAGGCCGGTGCCGAGCCGATCGGCTCGATGGGCACCGACTCGCCGATCGCCGCGCTGTCGGACCGCCCGCGCCTGCTCTTCGACTACTTCACGCAGCTGTTCGCGCAGGTCACCAACCCGCCGCTGGACGCCATCCGGGAGGAGCTGGTCACCTCCCTGCGCTCCTCGCTGGGCCCGCAGGGCAACCTGCTCGACCCGAACGCGGCCTCCTGCCGCAGCGTCGTGCTGCCCTTCCCGGTCATCGACAACGACGAGCTGGCCAAGCTCATCCACATCAACGCCGACGGCGACATGCCCGGCTTCAAGGCCGCGACCCTCTCCGGCCTGTACCGGGTGCACGGCGGCGGTGACGCCCTGGCCGCCCGCATCGAGGAGATCTGCGCCGAGGCCGACGCCGCCATCGAGAACGGCGCCCGCCTGATCGTCCTGTCGGACCGGCACTCCGACGCCGAGCACGCGCCGATCCCGTCGCTGCTGCTCACCGCGGCCGTCCACCACCACCTCATCCGCACCAAGCAGCGCACCCAGGTGGGCCTGCTGGTCGAGGCCGGTGACGTCCGCGAGGTCCACCACGTCGCCCTGCTCATCGGCTACGGCGCCGCCGCGGTCAACCCGTACCTGGCGATGGAGTCCGTCGAGGACCTGGTCCGCGCCGGCACCTTCCTGCCCGGCATCGAGCCCGAGAAGGCCATCCGCAACCTCATCTACGCCCTCGGCAAGGGCGTGCTGAAGGTCATGTCCAAGATGGGCATCTCGACCGTCGCCTCCTACCGCGGCGCCCAGGTCTTCGAGGCCGTCGGTCTCGACGAGGCCTTCGTCGACAAGTACTTCAACGGCACGGCCACCAAGATCGGCGGCGTCGGCATCGACGTCATCGCCAAGGAGGTCGCCGCCCGGCACGCCAAGGCCTACCCGGCCTCCGGCATCGCCCCGGCGCACCGCGCGCTGGAGATAGGCGGCGAGTACCAGTGGCGCCGCGAGGGCGAGCCGCACCTGTTCGACCCGGAGACGGTCTTCCGCCTCCAGCACTCCACGCGCTCCGGCCGGTACGACATCTTCAAGAAGTACACCGAGCGCGTGAACGAGCAGTCCGAGCGGCTGATGACGCTGCGCGGCCTGTTCGGCTTCAAGTCGGACCGGCAGCCGATCTCCATCGACGAGGTCGAGCCCGTCTCCGAGATCGTCAAGCGCTTCTCCACCGGCGCCATGTCGTACGGCTCCATCTCCCAGGAGGCGCACGAGACCCTCGCCATCGCCATGAACCAGCTGGGCGGCAAGTCCAACACCGGTGAGGGCGGCGAGGACCCGGAGCGCCTGTACGACCCGGCCCGCCGGTCCTCCATCAAGCAGGTCGCCTCCGGCCGCTTCGGCGTGACCTCCGAGTACCTGGTCAACTCCGACGACATCCAGATCAAGATGGCCCAGGGCGCCAAGCCCGGCGAGGGCGGCCAGCTGCCCGGCCACAAGGTGTACCCGTGGGTCGCCAAGACACGTCACTCGACGCCCGGCGTGGGCCTGATCTCCCCGCCGCCGCACCACGACATCTACTCCATCGAGGACCTGGCCCAGCTGATCCACGACCTGAAGAACGCGAACCCGCAGGCGCGGATTCACGTCAAGCTGGTCTCGGAGGTCGGCGTCGGCACGGTCGCGGCGGGTGTGTCCAAGGCGCACGCGGACGTCGTGCTCATCTCCGGCCACGACGGCGGTACGGGTGCCTCCCCGCTCACCTCGCTGAAGCACGCCGGTGGCCCCTGGGAGCTGGGCCTCGCCGAGACCCAGCAGACGCTGCTGCTCAACGGCCTGCGCGACCGCATCGTCGTGCAGACCGACGGCCAGCTGAAGACCGGCCGTGACGTGGTCATCGCCGCGCTGCTCGGCGCCGAGGAGTTCGGTTTCGCGACCGCGCCGCTCGTCGTCTCCGGCTGCGTCATGATGCGCGTCTGCCACCTGGACACCTGCCCGGTCGGCATCGCCACGCAGAACCCGGTGCTGCGCGAGCGCTACTCCGGCAAGGCCGAGTACGTCGTGAACTTCTTCCAGTACATCGCCGAAGAGGTCCGCGAGATCCTCGCCGAGCTGGGCTTCCGCTCCATCGAGGAGGCCGTCGGCCACGCCGAGGCCCTCGACGTCACCCGCGCCGTCGACCACTGGAAGGCCCAGGGCCTGAACCTGGAGCCGCTGTTCCACGTGCCCGAGCTGCCCGAGGGCGCGGTGCGCCACCAGATCGTCGCGCAGGACCACGGCCTGGAGAAGGCGCTCGACAACCAGCTGATCAAGCTGGCGGCGGACGCCCTGGCCGCCTCGGACGCCACCGAGGCCCAGCCGGTCCGCGCCCAGGTGGAGATCCGCAACATCAACCGCACGGTCGGCACCATGCTCGGCCACGAGGTGACGAAGAAGTTCGGCGGCGCGGGCCTGCCCGACGACACCATCGACATCACCTTCACCGGCTCCGCCGGCCAGTCCTTCGGCGCGTTCGTGCCGCGCGGCGTCACGCTGCGCCTGGAGGGCGACGCCAACGACTACGTCGGCAAGGGCCTCTCGGGCGGCCGGATCATCGTCCGCCCGGACCGCGCGGCCGACCACCTCGCCGAGTACAGCGTCATCGCCGGCAACACCATCGGCTACGGCGCCACCGGCGGCGAGATGTTCCTGCGCGGCAAGACCGGTGAGCGGTTCTGCGTCCGCAACTCCGGCGCGACGGTCGTCTCCGAGGGCGTGGGCGACCACGGCTGCGAGTACATGACCGGCGGCCACGCGGTGGTGCTCGGCGAGACGGGCCGCAACTTCGCGGCCGGCATGTCCGGCGGTATCGCCTACGTGATCGACCTCGACCGGGACAACGTCAACGTCGGCAACGTGGACGCGATCGAGGCGTTGGACGACACCGACAAGCAGTGGCTGCACGACGTGGTCCGCCGCCACCAGGAGGAGACGGGCTCCACCGTCGCAGAGAAGCTCCTGGCCGAGTGGGACACAGCCGTCGAGCGCTTCAGCAAGATCATCCCCAGCACGTACAAGGCAGTGCTCGCCGCCAAGGACGCCGCCGAGCGAGCCGGTCTCTCCGAGACCGAGACCCACGAGAAGATGATGGAGGCGGCGATCAATGGCTGA
- a CDS encoding VIT1/CCC1 transporter family protein, translated as MAIIETEAALHEAHRDNHTHRDVNGGWLRPAVFGAMDGLVSNLALMTGVAGGSVGQHTVVLSGLAGLAAGAFSMAAGEYTSVASQRELVEAELDVERRELRKHPQCEQAELAALYRARGVEPRLADEVARQLSKDPEQALEIHAREELGIDPGDLPSPTVAAVSSFGSFALGALIPVLPYLLGASSIWPAVLLALLGLFLCGAVVAKVTARTWWYSGLRQLLLGGAAAGVTYALGTLFGTAVG; from the coding sequence ATGGCCATCATCGAGACCGAGGCGGCGCTGCACGAGGCGCACCGGGACAACCACACCCACCGGGACGTGAACGGCGGCTGGCTGCGTCCCGCGGTGTTCGGAGCGATGGACGGCCTCGTCTCCAACCTGGCCCTGATGACCGGCGTCGCGGGCGGGTCGGTCGGCCAGCACACCGTCGTCCTCAGCGGACTGGCCGGCCTGGCCGCCGGCGCCTTCTCCATGGCCGCCGGCGAGTACACCTCCGTCGCCTCGCAGCGCGAGCTGGTCGAGGCCGAGCTGGACGTGGAGCGGCGCGAGCTGCGCAAGCACCCGCAGTGCGAGCAGGCCGAGCTCGCCGCGCTCTACCGGGCGCGCGGGGTCGAGCCGCGGCTGGCCGACGAGGTCGCCCGGCAGCTGTCGAAGGACCCCGAGCAGGCGCTGGAGATCCACGCCCGGGAGGAGCTGGGCATCGACCCCGGCGATCTGCCCTCGCCGACCGTCGCCGCGGTGTCGAGCTTCGGCTCCTTCGCGCTCGGCGCGCTGATCCCCGTACTGCCCTATCTGCTGGGCGCGAGCAGCATCTGGCCGGCCGTGCTGCTGGCGCTGCTGGGGCTGTTCCTGTGCGGTGCGGTGGTGGCCAAGGTGACGGCCCGGACCTGGTGGTACAGCGGGCTGCGGCAGCTGCTCCTGGGTGGTGCGGCGGCCGGTGTGACGTACGCCCTGGGCACCTTGTTCGGAACGGCCGTAGGATAG
- a CDS encoding ADP-ribosylglycohydrolase family protein, giving the protein MASIACIPSVPAPGDAAGLRARARGALLGLAVGDALGAPAENLKPSEIRARWGRITGYVAETPAGTDDTEYAIFSGLLLARHGSALTPAHVEAAWHELIADREEGPFRGAGFSERGTLENLRRGLAAPISAQHRHAWSDGLAMRAAPFGVFAAGRPAEAARLVAIDGSVSHDGEGIYGGQAVAAGVAAAMAGAPPIAVVAAALAVVPDDSWTARCLRRAVAVAHHGERAVRSAVVIGGYPWTDLAPEAVALAFGAYAAADGDFEQSVLTAVNMGRDADTTAAVAGALAGATGTVSAIPADWASAITPARGSCLPAMAGHHVLDVADLLTPAAPHPEPTPTDFALAAGDGTEPAS; this is encoded by the coding sequence ATGGCATCGATCGCCTGCATCCCCTCCGTCCCGGCGCCCGGGGACGCCGCCGGACTCCGCGCACGGGCCCGGGGCGCGCTGCTGGGCCTGGCCGTCGGTGACGCCCTCGGGGCGCCCGCCGAGAACCTGAAGCCGTCCGAGATCCGCGCGCGGTGGGGCCGCATCACCGGCTACGTGGCCGAGACGCCCGCCGGCACGGACGACACCGAGTACGCGATCTTCTCCGGCCTCCTCCTGGCCCGGCACGGCTCCGCCCTCACCCCGGCCCATGTGGAGGCGGCCTGGCACGAGCTGATCGCCGACCGCGAGGAGGGCCCCTTCCGGGGCGCCGGGTTCAGCGAACGCGGCACGCTGGAGAACCTGCGCCGGGGCCTGGCCGCCCCCATCTCCGCCCAGCACCGGCACGCCTGGAGCGACGGCCTGGCCATGCGCGCGGCCCCCTTCGGGGTGTTCGCGGCGGGCCGCCCGGCGGAGGCGGCCCGGCTGGTCGCGATCGACGGTTCGGTGAGCCACGACGGCGAGGGCATCTACGGCGGCCAGGCGGTGGCGGCGGGCGTGGCGGCGGCGATGGCCGGGGCCCCGCCGATCGCGGTCGTGGCCGCCGCCCTGGCGGTCGTGCCCGACGACTCCTGGACGGCCCGCTGCCTGCGCCGCGCGGTGGCGGTGGCCCACCACGGCGAACGCGCGGTCCGCTCCGCGGTCGTCATCGGCGGCTACCCCTGGACCGACCTGGCCCCCGAGGCGGTCGCCCTCGCCTTCGGCGCGTACGCGGCGGCCGACGGCGACTTCGAGCAGTCCGTCCTGACCGCGGTGAACATGGGCCGCGACGCGGACACGACGGCGGCGGTGGCGGGCGCGCTGGCGGGCGCGACCGGGACGGTGTCGGCGATCCCGGCGGACTGGGCCTCGGCCATCACCCCCGCCCGGGGCTCCTGCCTCCCGGCGATGGCGGGCCACCACGTCCTGGACGTGGCGGACCTCCTGACCCCGGCGGCACCCCACCCGGAACCGACCCCGACGGACTTCGCCCTGGCGGCGGGCGACGGAACGGAGCCTGCCTCATGA
- a CDS encoding ADP-ribosylglycohydrolase family protein has product MKTHVPEAADGEGVPRETRTPRETVTGGALGGEKKAEGLLLGLAAGDAAGWPAARHRAARMPDWTRRLTRELDTFAEHNATTTLPVPIALNQPPEPLRLGPSDDAEWAAFAAEALLRAGDDTVLNDLSRDRRIRAAIDLTWNAVASEVAAAADRAPEIESAVLPLRARISVRAGLGNLATGLRPPATGHDNPHYFDDAACVRACVLAVAHPGDPRRAADLAEFDARYTQDGDGVHGARAMAAALALALAGAHVDACVTAALAELPEETEIGRNARHALRLAAAADSAFALVPPLEHQIVDHVYSYGIAAAETVPVALALATAARGRITEAVPAAACLSRVADSAPALAGALTGALGGSASIPTPWRDACRTLSGCVLPRLTGTDLVELAGLLEAAQPARPGG; this is encoded by the coding sequence ATGAAGACCCACGTACCGGAAGCCGCCGACGGCGAAGGCGTCCCACGGGAGACCAGGACCCCTCGGGAGACAGTTACGGGCGGTGCGCTGGGGGGAGAAAAGAAGGCCGAAGGCCTCCTGCTGGGCCTGGCCGCCGGCGACGCCGCAGGCTGGCCCGCCGCCCGCCACCGGGCCGCCCGCATGCCCGACTGGACCCGCCGCCTCACCCGCGAACTCGACACCTTCGCCGAGCACAACGCGACGACCACCCTCCCCGTCCCCATCGCCCTGAACCAACCCCCCGAACCCCTCCGCCTCGGCCCCTCCGACGACGCCGAATGGGCCGCCTTCGCCGCCGAAGCCCTCCTCCGCGCCGGCGACGACACCGTCCTGAACGACCTCAGCCGGGACCGCCGCATCCGAGCCGCGATCGACCTCACCTGGAACGCCGTCGCCAGTGAGGTCGCCGCGGCGGCGGACCGCGCGCCCGAGATCGAGTCCGCCGTCCTTCCCCTGCGCGCCCGCATCTCCGTCCGCGCCGGCCTCGGCAACCTCGCCACCGGCCTGCGCCCGCCCGCCACCGGCCACGACAACCCCCACTACTTCGACGACGCCGCCTGCGTCCGCGCCTGCGTCCTGGCCGTGGCCCACCCGGGCGACCCCCGGCGCGCCGCCGACCTCGCCGAGTTCGACGCCCGCTACACCCAGGACGGCGACGGCGTCCACGGCGCCCGCGCGATGGCGGCGGCCCTCGCCCTCGCCCTGGCCGGCGCGCACGTCGACGCCTGCGTCACGGCAGCGCTCGCCGAACTCCCCGAGGAGACGGAGATCGGCCGCAACGCCCGGCACGCCCTGCGGCTCGCCGCCGCGGCGGACAGCGCCTTCGCCCTGGTCCCGCCCCTGGAGCACCAGATCGTCGACCACGTCTACAGCTACGGCATCGCCGCCGCCGAAACGGTCCCGGTCGCCCTCGCCCTGGCCACCGCCGCCCGCGGCCGCATCACCGAGGCGGTCCCGGCCGCGGCCTGCCTCTCCCGCGTCGCGGACTCCGCCCCGGCCCTGGCGGGCGCCCTCACCGGCGCCCTCGGCGGCAGCGCGTCGATCCCGACGCCCTGGCGGGACGCCTGCCGCACCCTCTCCGGCTGCGTCCTGCCCCGCCTCACCGGCACCGACCTCGTGGAACTCGCCGGACTCCTGGAAGCCGCACAACCGGCCCGCCCGGGTGGATGA
- a CDS encoding ADP-ribosylglycohydrolase family protein: protein MQPKPHQNATLDERITGALVGAAVGDALGGPVEGYAPEQILERHGGRVHGIVGPWHGDDWRTARPLAPYHKGDGHVTDDTLMTHALVRVYARVRDHLDAYAIADHLVPDLMTEPRWIPELETEALPLHRIFLAEKWLVTRIHYGHADPREAGTGNVVNCGAAMYMAPVGLVNAANPSAAYAEALDIAGAHQSSYGREAAGVLAAAVAAACTPGATPDSVVSTCLSLAKDGTRTAIERVCEEASRHTEFESALRPLREAVAPYDTVGPDYRAPSLGARRPSRLHAIEELPIALGMLLVARGDFRHAVLGAVNYGRDCDSIATMAGALAGALGSPVPEDWAKAVAEASRLDLWEPATTLTAVAREIFARDVTRRRTHEQAFASLGGQECSD, encoded by the coding sequence ATGCAGCCCAAACCCCACCAAAACGCCACACTGGACGAGCGGATCACCGGCGCCCTGGTCGGCGCGGCCGTCGGCGACGCCCTCGGCGGCCCCGTCGAGGGCTACGCGCCCGAGCAGATCCTCGAACGCCACGGCGGCCGCGTCCACGGCATCGTCGGCCCCTGGCACGGCGACGACTGGCGCACCGCCCGCCCCCTCGCCCCGTACCACAAGGGCGACGGCCACGTCACCGACGACACCTTGATGACGCACGCCCTGGTCCGCGTCTACGCCCGGGTCCGCGACCACCTCGACGCCTACGCCATCGCCGACCACCTGGTCCCCGACCTGATGACCGAGCCCCGCTGGATCCCGGAACTGGAGACCGAGGCACTCCCCCTGCACCGCATCTTCCTGGCGGAGAAATGGCTGGTCACGAGGATCCACTACGGCCATGCCGACCCGCGCGAGGCCGGCACCGGCAACGTCGTCAACTGCGGCGCGGCGATGTACATGGCCCCGGTCGGCCTCGTCAACGCGGCCAACCCGTCGGCGGCGTACGCCGAGGCCCTCGACATCGCGGGCGCTCACCAGTCGTCGTACGGCCGTGAGGCGGCGGGCGTCCTGGCCGCGGCGGTGGCGGCCGCCTGCACCCCCGGAGCCACCCCGGACTCGGTCGTCTCCACGTGCCTCTCCCTGGCGAAGGACGGCACCCGGACCGCGATCGAACGGGTCTGCGAGGAGGCGTCCCGCCACACGGAGTTCGAATCGGCGCTGCGCCCGTTGCGCGAGGCGGTGGCCCCGTACGACACGGTGGGCCCCGACTACCGCGCCCCGTCTCTCGGAGCCCGCCGCCCGTCCCGCCTGCACGCGATCGAGGAACTCCCCATCGCGCTGGGCATGTTGCTCGTGGCCCGGGGCGACTTCCGCCACGCGGTCCTGGGCGCCGTCAACTACGGCCGCGACTGCGACTCCATCGCCACGATGGCCGGCGCCCTGGCCGGTGCCCTGGGCTCCCCGGTCCCGGAGGACTGGGCCAAGGCCGTGGCGGAGGCCAGCCGCCTGGACCTCTGGGAACCGGCGACAACGCTCACCGCCGTGGCGCGCGAGATCTTCGCCCGGGACGTGACCCGCCGCCGCACCCACGAACAGGCCTTCGCATCCCTCGGAGGCCAGGAATGCTCCGACTGA